Proteins encoded within one genomic window of Sulfurospirillum tamanense:
- a CDS encoding response regulator transcription factor, translating into MKETTYPLKTVLCIEDDAGILEGLVNTLKYYFKEVYSARDGEEGVQLWEEKRPDLVLCDIQMPKRNGIEVAKHIRKTDRATPIVMLTAYTSERYLIELINLNIQHFIQKPASIDRLLEGIKAAFVGESSGTFTLGEEVFLDVEKETLTCKGEMTLLSHKESRFLALLASHDLVTYAMMETQLWQGDVSEAARKSFIRDLRKKLPEGVVENVSKRGFRLG; encoded by the coding sequence GTGAAAGAGACGACGTATCCGCTTAAAACGGTGCTGTGCATCGAGGACGATGCGGGGATTTTAGAAGGGTTAGTCAACACCTTGAAGTACTATTTTAAGGAGGTTTATAGTGCGCGCGATGGCGAAGAGGGGGTGCAACTGTGGGAAGAAAAACGGCCTGATTTGGTGCTCTGCGACATCCAAATGCCCAAACGCAACGGCATCGAAGTGGCCAAGCACATCCGCAAAACCGACCGCGCCACGCCCATCGTGATGCTCACGGCGTACACGAGCGAGCGGTACCTCATCGAGCTTATCAACCTCAACATTCAGCATTTCATCCAAAAACCCGCCTCCATCGACCGCTTGCTAGAGGGCATCAAAGCGGCGTTTGTGGGGGAGAGTAGCGGGACGTTTACCTTGGGTGAGGAGGTGTTTTTAGATGTGGAGAAAGAAACCCTTACATGTAAAGGGGAAATGACCCTTTTGAGCCACAAAGAGAGCCGTTTTTTAGCGCTTCTTGCCAGCCACGACCTCGTCACGTACGCCATGATGGAAACCCAACTGTGGCAAGGCGACGTCAGCGAAGCCGCCCGCAAAAGCTTCATCCGCGACCTACGCAAAAAACTCCCCGAAGGAGTGGTGGAGAATGTCTCCAAGAGAGGGTTTCGGTTGGGCTAA